A single window of Triticum aestivum cultivar Chinese Spring unplaced genomic scaffold, IWGSC CS RefSeq v2.1 scaffold163661, whole genome shotgun sequence DNA harbors:
- the LOC123176826 gene encoding disease resistance protein Pik-2-like, with the protein MNIVTGAMGSLIPKLGELLVEEYKLHKRVRKDVEFLMKELESMHAALVKVGEVPRDQLDRQVKLWADEVRELSYNMEDVVDKFLVRVDGDGIQQPHDNSGRFKELKNKMVGLFKKGKNHHSIADAIKEIKEQLQEVAARRERNKVVAPNPTESIAIDPCLRALYAEATELVGIYGKRDQELMRLLSMEGDDASNKRLKKVSIVGFGGLGKTTLARAVYEKIKGDFECRAFVPVG; encoded by the coding sequence ATGAATATTGTCACGGGGGCCATGGGCAGCCTGATCCCCAAGCTGGGCGAGCTGCTCGTGGAGGAGTACAAGCTGCACAAGCGCGTCAGGAAAGATGTCGAGTTCCTCATGAAGGAGCTTGAGAGCATGCACGCTGCCCTCGTCAAGGTTGGCGAGGTGCCGCGGGACCAGCTCGACAGGCAAGTCAAGCTCTGGGCTGACGAGGTCAGAGAGCTCTCCTACAACATGGAGGATGTCGTGGACAAGTTCCTCGTACGAGTTGACGGCGACGGCATTCAGCAGCCTCATGACAACTCCGGCAGATTCAAGGAGCTCAAGAACAAGATGGTCGGCttgttcaagaaaggcaagaatcACCATAGCATAGCTGACGCGATCAAGGAAATCAAGGAGCAACTCCAGGAGGTGGCCGCTAGGCGTGAGAGGAACAAGGTAGTTGCTCCTAATCCTACGGAATCAATTGCTATCGATCCTTGTCTTCGAGCTTTGTATGCAGAAGCGACAGAGCTAGTTGGCATATATGGGAAGAGGGATCAGGAGCTCATGAGGTTGCTCTCCATGGAGGGAGATGATGCCTCTAACAAGAGACTGAAGAAGGTCTCCATTGTTGGATTTGGAGGGTTGGGCAAGACCACTCTTGCTAGAGCAGTATACGAGAAGATTAAAGGTGATTTCGAATGTCGGGCATTTGTTCCTGTCGGATAG